A genomic region of Catalinimonas niigatensis contains the following coding sequences:
- a CDS encoding VOC family protein encodes MLTLNPYLNFNGNTEEAFNFYQSVFGGEFIGGISRFKDSPEGEHMPVPEKDLDKIMHIALPIGKGNMLMATDALESMGQKLTVGDNFSLSLNVDSEAEADKLFSALSAGGKPTMPMGQTSWGYFGMCTDKFGIQWMVNYDNQQQ; translated from the coding sequence ATGCTAACCCTAAATCCTTATCTAAACTTTAATGGCAATACCGAAGAAGCTTTTAACTTTTACCAATCCGTATTTGGCGGAGAGTTCATAGGAGGCATCAGTCGCTTCAAAGACTCGCCTGAAGGAGAACATATGCCGGTGCCTGAAAAGGATTTGGATAAAATCATGCACATCGCCTTGCCCATTGGCAAAGGAAATATGCTTATGGCTACGGATGCCCTGGAATCTATGGGGCAAAAGCTGACTGTCGGTGATAATTTCTCCCTATCCCTTAATGTGGACAGTGAAGCGGAGGCAGACAAACTGTTCAGCGCACTTTCAGCAGGTGGAAAGCCAACAATGCCTATGGGACAGACCTCCTGGGGATATTTTGGCATGTGTACCGATAAGTTTGGTATCCAATGGATGGTCAACTATGACAATCAGCAGCAATAA
- a CDS encoding tetratricopeptide repeat protein, with translation MKLLIGIMFSLILSFHALGQARDPFRWPEDTAQAKTQWVLLSDAVKAQRYTDALEPFQWLLDQSPDLHASLYIQGEKMYKGLIEKAPEKSAEEKYLEDLLYLYDQRMQYFQDEANVSNRKVLTAYQYYKNRKDRYPELLTLFEKAFQAHDRHFTPANLIAYMDVIRLVQAQEKQLTDEEVLNRYDRISQLLQSQDTGEAATEKQALVDKLLLATITLDCTVIEEKFGKPFLEKHPQDLSRAKRIMALSLAYQCKDLPVFSEAAQLVHQQEPTYGIARMLALMHDSKENYPLAEKYYKEAITLAQEKEKQADMYYALAQHYQRRAMKVQARTAALQAAETNPSLKEAYKLVGDLYLSSFDTCKKGESATLDRAVYIAAYEMYQKAGRTDMMEVTRQQFPTIEQIFQEGYEEGQKVQAGCWINEQVTLLRP, from the coding sequence ATGAAACTACTGATTGGCATTATGTTCAGCCTTATCCTATCCTTTCATGCCCTGGGGCAGGCCCGGGACCCTTTCCGCTGGCCGGAAGACACGGCGCAGGCCAAAACCCAATGGGTGCTGCTATCTGATGCAGTCAAAGCCCAAAGGTATACAGATGCCCTGGAACCTTTCCAATGGCTGCTGGACCAGTCCCCTGATCTGCACGCTTCTCTGTACATTCAGGGAGAGAAGATGTACAAAGGCCTGATAGAAAAAGCCCCGGAAAAGTCTGCGGAAGAAAAATACCTGGAAGATCTGCTGTACCTGTATGATCAGCGCATGCAGTACTTTCAGGATGAAGCCAATGTAAGTAACCGAAAAGTACTGACTGCCTATCAGTATTATAAAAACCGCAAAGACAGGTATCCGGAACTGCTTACACTCTTTGAAAAGGCTTTTCAGGCACACGACCGGCACTTTACTCCTGCCAACCTGATCGCCTATATGGATGTGATCCGGTTGGTACAGGCCCAGGAGAAGCAACTCACCGATGAAGAAGTGTTGAACCGCTACGATCGCATCTCGCAGCTGTTGCAAAGCCAGGACACTGGCGAAGCAGCCACAGAAAAGCAGGCCTTGGTAGATAAACTATTATTGGCGACAATCACCTTGGATTGTACAGTGATTGAAGAAAAGTTTGGCAAACCTTTTCTGGAAAAACACCCTCAGGACCTAAGCAGGGCCAAAAGGATCATGGCTTTAAGTCTGGCTTACCAGTGCAAAGACCTGCCGGTATTTTCAGAAGCCGCTCAACTGGTACACCAACAGGAGCCTACCTATGGCATAGCCAGAATGCTGGCGCTGATGCACGATTCCAAAGAAAACTACCCTTTGGCTGAGAAATATTATAAGGAAGCTATTACACTGGCACAGGAAAAAGAGAAGCAGGCAGACATGTACTACGCGCTGGCGCAGCATTATCAGAGGAGAGCCATGAAAGTACAGGCCAGAACCGCTGCTTTGCAGGCCGCAGAAACGAATCCTTCTCTCAAAGAAGCATATAAGCTCGTTGGCGACCTTTACCTTTCCAGCTTTGACACCTGCAAAAAAGGAGAAAGCGCTACCCTCGACCGTGCCGTATACATTGCAGCCTATGAGATGTACCAGAAAGCAGGTAGAACCGATATGATGGAGGTGACACGGCAGCAGTTTCCTACTATAGAGCAGATCTTTCAGGAGGGATACGAGGAAGGACAAAAGGTTCAGGCAGGCTGCTGGATCAATGAACAGGTAACATTGTTACGTCCGTAG
- a CDS encoding dihydrofolate reductase family protein translates to MRKLKLQMQLTIDSFVAGPQGEMDWMQWNWDEALKDYVEQITDPVDCILLGRKLAEGFIPHWTSVAANPDDPEFSAGKKFTETQKVIFTKSLDRSVWDNSILAKGELADEVSKLKSQAGKDMIVYGGSQFVSALIKENLIDEYHLFINPAAIGNGMTIFAGLEQKRDLKLAHARSFDCGVVVLCYEPDKV, encoded by the coding sequence ATGCGAAAGCTTAAATTACAAATGCAACTGACAATAGATAGTTTTGTGGCAGGTCCACAAGGTGAAATGGACTGGATGCAGTGGAACTGGGATGAGGCCCTGAAGGACTATGTTGAGCAAATTACTGATCCGGTAGACTGTATTTTGCTAGGGCGCAAACTGGCAGAAGGCTTTATTCCTCACTGGACTTCAGTAGCAGCAAATCCTGATGATCCGGAATTTAGTGCCGGAAAGAAATTTACAGAAACCCAAAAAGTCATTTTTACCAAAAGCCTTGACAGGTCAGTATGGGACAATAGTATTTTGGCAAAAGGGGAGTTGGCTGATGAAGTGAGTAAACTTAAATCACAAGCCGGAAAAGACATGATCGTATATGGGGGAAGTCAGTTTGTTTCTGCTCTGATTAAGGAGAATCTGATAGATGAATACCATCTCTTCATCAACCCAGCCGCCATAGGTAATGGCATGACCATCTTCGCTGGTTTGGAACAAAAACGTGATCTGAAGCTTGCCCATGCCCGGTCTTTTGACTGTGGAGTTGTGGTGCTTTGTTACGAGCCAGATAAGGTTTAG
- a CDS encoding vWA domain-containing protein codes for MSKVKVKSLKVIKQYLLWASSSAVIFIALLCLLVACNPNRYSTSPEQQTTPPADARQNKQAIVKDVPPPPDVKFNQRTDPNELPAEIIEIPDDVEFDIELDISITEQGDMEELVFEEAPAEVFLFVEPEANDFNTEEYDRIYENSFQAVWQQPVSTFSIDVDKAAYSNVRRYLTQYHQLPPKDAVRIEEMINYFHYDYLQPEGAHPFALTTEMGACPWNPQTQLLHIGIQGKSLDYELLQPSNLVLLLDVSGSMDEPNKLPLVKKSIRLLVENLTEQDRVAMVVYAGAAGLVLPSTPAHQQEKIWKAIEKLEAGGSTAGGEGIALAYQIAQENLIPGGNNRVILATDGDFNIGTSSTGELVRMIEEKRKAGIYLTICGFGMGNYKDGRMEQISNAGNGNYFYIDNIKEAEKVFVREMRANLFTIAKDVKLQLEFNPHHVKAYRLIGYENRMMANEDFDDDQKDAGELGAGHTVTALYELMPAESDLQASTHTALRYQQSTPTPLAHTDELLTLKLRYKPIDSDESLLMEHRLAQQALSQPSNNLRFASAVAGFGMLLRDSQYKGNLSFQEVLQLAQGASDAQDEEKHEFIQLIKTASLLNR; via the coding sequence ATGTCTAAAGTCAAAGTAAAGTCCTTAAAAGTGATCAAACAATATCTCTTATGGGCCAGCAGCAGTGCTGTAATTTTTATTGCGCTTTTGTGTCTGCTCGTAGCCTGCAACCCTAATCGATACAGTACTTCACCAGAGCAGCAGACAACGCCTCCTGCGGATGCCAGGCAAAATAAGCAGGCAATAGTTAAAGATGTTCCTCCTCCACCCGATGTTAAGTTCAATCAGCGTACTGACCCTAATGAACTCCCAGCTGAAATTATAGAAATCCCTGACGATGTGGAGTTTGATATTGAGCTTGATATTTCCATCACTGAGCAAGGCGATATGGAAGAATTGGTGTTTGAAGAAGCTCCGGCAGAAGTTTTCTTATTTGTAGAGCCTGAAGCTAATGACTTCAACACCGAAGAATATGACCGTATCTATGAAAACAGCTTTCAGGCGGTATGGCAGCAGCCGGTGTCTACCTTTTCCATAGATGTGGACAAAGCGGCTTACAGCAATGTCAGGCGTTACCTGACTCAGTATCATCAGCTACCCCCCAAAGATGCGGTGCGCATAGAAGAGATGATCAATTACTTTCATTACGATTATCTCCAGCCCGAAGGAGCGCATCCCTTTGCACTGACTACCGAAATGGGAGCTTGTCCCTGGAATCCTCAAACCCAACTGCTACACATCGGCATACAGGGCAAATCCCTGGACTACGAACTCTTGCAGCCTTCCAACCTGGTACTGCTGCTGGATGTATCCGGCTCCATGGATGAACCCAACAAGCTTCCGCTGGTCAAAAAATCTATCCGCCTGCTGGTAGAAAATCTGACTGAGCAGGACAGGGTGGCCATGGTGGTATATGCCGGAGCAGCCGGACTGGTATTGCCTTCCACTCCCGCCCATCAGCAGGAGAAAATCTGGAAAGCCATTGAAAAGCTTGAGGCCGGAGGCTCTACTGCCGGAGGAGAAGGTATAGCACTGGCCTATCAGATTGCCCAGGAAAACCTGATTCCCGGCGGCAACAACCGCGTCATTCTGGCTACTGACGGCGATTTCAATATCGGGACTTCTTCCACCGGTGAGTTGGTCAGGATGATAGAAGAGAAGCGAAAGGCTGGCATTTACCTTACCATCTGCGGCTTTGGCATGGGCAACTACAAGGATGGACGTATGGAGCAGATCAGCAATGCCGGGAATGGCAATTACTTTTACATTGACAATATTAAAGAAGCTGAAAAGGTATTTGTGCGGGAGATGCGGGCCAACCTCTTTACCATCGCCAAAGACGTGAAGCTGCAACTGGAATTCAACCCTCATCACGTAAAAGCCTATCGGCTGATCGGCTATGAAAACCGCATGATGGCCAATGAAGATTTTGACGACGACCAGAAAGACGCCGGTGAACTGGGTGCCGGACATACCGTCACCGCACTGTATGAACTGATGCCTGCCGAAAGCGATTTGCAAGCTTCTACCCACACGGCTTTGCGCTACCAGCAGAGTACACCTACGCCTCTGGCCCACACCGATGAACTGCTCACCCTCAAGCTGCGCTACAAGCCCATTGACAGTGATGAAAGCCTTTTGATGGAACACCGCCTTGCTCAACAGGCATTATCTCAGCCCAGTAATAATCTTCGTTTTGCTTCAGCGGTAGCCGGATTCGGCATGCTGCTCAGGGACTCACAGTACAAAGGTAATCTCAGCTTTCAGGAGGTGCTACAGCTCGCGCAGGGAGCCAGCGACGCTCAGGATGAGGAGAAGCACGAGTTCATCCAACTGATCAAAACAGCCTCTTTGCTTAACAGATAA
- a CDS encoding GlxA family transcriptional regulator, whose amino-acid sequence MKHVSILIPRGRISVVNIEGTYQILSEVNGLLVEMNRDPLFKVQLVGLPKQMSKTRGLFTVNPDLSIHNVFQTDLIIIPAVHGDQKHVLAQNEAFIPWIIRQYEKGAEVASFCIGSFFLAATGLLEDKPCTTHWKFFHEFRNMYPEANLVDDKIMTEQDGIYTSGGAYSYLNLLLYLIEKHAGREMAVFISKAFMIDIDRSSQSPFIIFQGQKAHEDEEIKKAQEFIEQNFQEKISIESLASRFAMGRRNLERRFKKATSNTVTEYIQRVKVEAAKMSLESSRENVNEVMYKVGYTDNKAFRAVFRRITGLSPLQYRNKYNREMAAVSLN is encoded by the coding sequence ATGAAACATGTATCTATTCTTATTCCCCGTGGACGCATCAGTGTAGTCAATATTGAAGGCACATACCAGATCTTATCTGAGGTCAATGGCCTGCTTGTCGAAATGAATAGAGATCCCCTGTTCAAGGTTCAATTGGTTGGCCTTCCTAAACAAATGAGCAAAACGCGCGGCCTGTTTACTGTCAATCCGGATTTGAGTATTCACAATGTATTTCAAACTGACCTTATTATTATTCCTGCCGTGCATGGTGACCAGAAACATGTATTGGCCCAGAATGAAGCGTTTATTCCCTGGATCATCCGGCAATATGAGAAAGGGGCAGAGGTGGCCAGCTTTTGCATAGGTTCTTTTTTTCTGGCTGCCACTGGCTTATTGGAAGACAAGCCCTGCACTACCCACTGGAAGTTTTTCCATGAGTTCAGAAACATGTATCCGGAAGCCAATCTGGTGGATGATAAAATCATGACCGAGCAGGACGGCATCTATACCAGCGGCGGAGCTTACTCTTATCTGAACTTACTGTTGTACCTGATTGAAAAACATGCCGGTCGCGAGATGGCAGTTTTCATCTCCAAAGCCTTTATGATAGACATTGACCGCAGCAGCCAGTCGCCCTTTATTATTTTTCAGGGACAAAAAGCGCATGAGGATGAGGAAATAAAGAAAGCGCAGGAATTTATAGAACAGAACTTTCAGGAAAAAATCAGTATAGAATCGCTGGCTTCCAGGTTTGCCATGGGCAGAAGAAACCTGGAACGCAGGTTTAAAAAAGCCACCAGCAATACAGTGACAGAGTACATTCAGAGGGTAAAAGTAGAAGCTGCTAAAATGAGCCTGGAATCCTCACGCGAGAATGTGAATGAGGTGATGTACAAAGTGGGCTACACCGATAACAAAGCCTTCCGTGCGGTTTTCAGACGGATTACCGGCTTGTCTCCCCTGCAATACCGCAATAAATACAACCGGGAGATGGCTGCCGTTTCATTAAATTAG
- a CDS encoding helix-turn-helix domain-containing protein — MMYFSLMAKAESLEEFYQHKFNQVPTGVLQDAEHFNVFRLEEALSCMTVPAQYTRRDFYKVTLMRGKNICHYADKSIEVEGSNLMFFSSHVPYTWESVSGDYTGYFCVFKEAFFTAQLRSNINELPMFRLGGKPSYPLTKTQDKQVTQIFQKMLNEVDSDYSFKHDLLRNYVTELIHFALKMKPSEKLYQHPDAKARITAVFMELLEQQFPIESPHQRFSLRSARDFAGKLAVHVNYLNRSVKGTTGKTTTDHIAERLTSEAIALLKHTRWNISEISYSLGFEDPAYFSHFMKKQTQQTPSSFRLL; from the coding sequence ATGATGTATTTTAGTCTTATGGCCAAAGCAGAATCCCTGGAAGAGTTTTATCAGCATAAATTCAATCAAGTCCCGACAGGCGTACTACAGGATGCAGAGCATTTTAATGTGTTCAGACTGGAAGAAGCCCTGAGCTGCATGACCGTACCTGCCCAGTATACCCGGCGTGACTTTTACAAAGTTACCCTGATGCGAGGAAAGAACATCTGCCATTATGCCGACAAAAGTATTGAAGTGGAAGGTTCTAACCTGATGTTCTTCAGTTCGCATGTACCTTACACCTGGGAATCTGTCTCCGGCGATTATACAGGTTACTTTTGTGTGTTCAAGGAAGCCTTTTTTACCGCACAGCTGCGGAGCAATATCAATGAGTTGCCCATGTTCCGGCTAGGCGGAAAACCCTCTTATCCCTTAACCAAAACACAGGACAAACAGGTGACACAGATCTTTCAGAAAATGCTGAATGAAGTAGACTCCGACTATTCGTTTAAACACGATCTGCTTCGTAATTACGTAACAGAGCTGATCCATTTTGCCCTGAAGATGAAGCCTTCGGAAAAACTATATCAGCATCCTGATGCCAAAGCACGAATCACCGCGGTGTTTATGGAATTGCTGGAGCAGCAGTTTCCCATTGAATCGCCTCATCAGCGTTTTAGCCTGCGTTCCGCCAGAGATTTTGCCGGTAAGCTGGCAGTGCATGTCAATTACCTGAACCGCTCGGTCAAAGGAACGACCGGCAAAACGACTACCGATCACATTGCCGAACGCCTTACCAGCGAAGCCATCGCCCTGCTGAAACATACCCGCTGGAATATCTCCGAAATCAGCTATAGCCTGGGCTTTGAAGATCCTGCTTATTTCTCTCATTTCATGAAAAAGCAAACGCAGCAAACGCCTTCTTCCTTTCGCCTGCTGTGA
- a CDS encoding DinB family protein, producing the protein MSEQLLFSIKNTADKLIRILSSFEQEQINVSPFKGSWTAAQVADHLLKSDTGVVEVLYGKVKETQRQPDEKVSELRDLFLNFTIKMESPVEILPSDQPQQKEKVLQALETRMETLYEAAAILNLAESCVSFAFPGSGFLTRLEWLSFFVFHTQRHTYQIENIFQTIKK; encoded by the coding sequence ATGTCAGAACAACTTCTTTTCAGTATAAAAAATACCGCGGATAAGCTGATACGGATACTTTCCTCTTTTGAACAGGAGCAGATCAATGTCTCCCCCTTTAAAGGCAGTTGGACAGCCGCACAAGTGGCTGATCATTTACTAAAGTCGGATACAGGTGTAGTAGAAGTATTATACGGAAAGGTAAAAGAAACTCAGAGGCAGCCAGATGAAAAAGTCAGCGAACTCAGGGACTTATTTTTGAATTTCACCATCAAAATGGAATCGCCAGTAGAAATTTTACCCTCTGACCAGCCACAGCAAAAGGAGAAGGTTTTGCAGGCTTTAGAAACCAGGATGGAAACGCTATACGAAGCAGCCGCTATTTTAAATTTAGCAGAGAGCTGTGTGAGCTTTGCGTTTCCAGGTTCAGGTTTTCTCACCAGATTAGAATGGCTTTCTTTCTTCGTCTTTCATACCCAACGACACACGTACCAAATAGAAAATATTTTTCAGACGATAAAAAAATGA
- a CDS encoding nuclear transport factor 2 family protein: MTNNQEFFQRINEAFAKSNTDFIIANVTDDIVWHIVGDKIIRGKESFIQEIKSMESENPYELNINHMITHGKTAAVDGIMKMTDKSGKIKIYAFCDIYRLSGFKSGKIKEMTSYVIETDK; encoded by the coding sequence ATGACCAACAACCAGGAATTTTTTCAACGTATCAACGAAGCTTTCGCGAAGTCAAATACGGATTTCATTATCGCAAACGTGACAGACGACATTGTCTGGCATATAGTAGGCGATAAAATCATCCGGGGAAAAGAAAGTTTTATCCAAGAAATCAAAAGCATGGAAAGCGAAAATCCTTACGAATTAAACATCAACCACATGATTACCCACGGAAAGACGGCAGCCGTAGACGGCATCATGAAAATGACGGACAAATCCGGAAAAATAAAAATTTATGCCTTCTGCGACATCTATCGTTTGAGTGGTTTTAAAAGCGGAAAAATCAAGGAGATGACCTCCTATGTGATTGAAACAGACAAGTAG
- a CDS encoding SRPBCC family protein: MEKLHFKIIINAPKEKVWDVMLNDETYREWTSAFAEGSHYQGSWEKGSKILFLDPNGEGMVSKIVENIPYEFISIETLGFVSDGKEDRESEGAKAMAGSHENYTFKETGGTTEVSVDMDTSEEYKAMFEEAWPKALEKLKALCEK, translated from the coding sequence ATGGAGAAACTACATTTTAAAATCATCATTAATGCCCCAAAAGAAAAAGTTTGGGACGTCATGCTCAATGACGAAACCTACCGAGAATGGACCAGCGCCTTTGCTGAGGGCTCTCATTACCAAGGAAGCTGGGAAAAAGGAAGTAAAATCCTGTTTTTAGACCCTAATGGGGAAGGAATGGTTTCCAAAATTGTCGAAAACATACCTTATGAATTTATCTCCATCGAGACGCTGGGTTTTGTAAGCGATGGTAAGGAAGATAGGGAAAGTGAAGGCGCAAAAGCCATGGCCGGATCGCATGAAAATTACACTTTCAAAGAAACAGGCGGAACGACCGAAGTGTCGGTAGACATGGACACGAGCGAGGAATACAAAGCCATGTTCGAAGAAGCCTGGCCAAAAGCTTTAGAGAAGTTGAAAGCCTTATGCGAAAAATAA
- a CDS encoding VOC family protein produces MKKVNLNPYLFFDANCREAMQFYQNIFGGELTVQTFGELDKSTPEDLKDRVMHANLMGGEVEFFASDAMDSSPLGSGKISMTLHGSDEEKLRKMFEQLSEGGKVNQALERQVWGDIYGDLIDKYDVNWMVNIGTEKE; encoded by the coding sequence ATGAAAAAAGTAAATCTGAATCCCTATTTGTTTTTCGACGCCAACTGCCGGGAGGCCATGCAATTCTACCAGAATATCTTTGGTGGCGAACTCACAGTACAAACCTTTGGTGAGTTAGACAAAAGTACTCCTGAAGACCTGAAAGACAGGGTGATGCACGCTAACCTAATGGGTGGCGAAGTAGAATTCTTTGCAAGCGATGCCATGGACTCCAGCCCACTGGGCAGCGGAAAAATAAGCATGACCCTTCACGGTTCGGATGAGGAAAAACTCCGTAAAATGTTTGAGCAACTCAGCGAGGGCGGAAAAGTAAATCAGGCACTCGAGAGGCAGGTTTGGGGCGATATCTACGGCGATCTGATCGATAAATATGATGTGAACTGGATGGTGAACATTGGGACAGAAAAGGAATGA
- a CDS encoding VOC family protein: protein MSEVKEKQSQKITANLWFDGQAEEAARFYTSIFKNSRMGSVSRYGKAGYEIHGKPEGTVMTVAFQIEGQEFVALNGGPQYKFTEAISFIINCATQEEVNHYWYALAEGGDEKAQVCGWLKDKYGVSWQIVPVVLFELLSDPDPGKAQSVMNAMLQMKKIDIDQLKQAANS from the coding sequence ATGTCAGAAGTAAAAGAAAAACAATCACAAAAAATCACCGCCAATCTGTGGTTTGATGGGCAAGCCGAAGAAGCGGCCAGGTTTTATACCTCTATTTTCAAAAATTCCCGGATGGGTAGCGTCTCCCGCTATGGAAAAGCAGGATATGAAATCCACGGGAAACCGGAAGGAACAGTGATGACAGTGGCCTTTCAGATAGAAGGACAGGAATTTGTAGCACTTAACGGAGGGCCACAATACAAATTCACCGAAGCCATTTCATTTATCATCAATTGTGCAACTCAGGAGGAGGTAAATCATTATTGGTATGCACTTGCTGAGGGCGGAGATGAAAAAGCCCAGGTGTGTGGTTGGCTCAAAGACAAATATGGTGTCTCCTGGCAGATCGTCCCAGTGGTATTGTTTGAGTTGCTCAGTGATCCCGATCCGGGCAAAGCGCAAAGTGTGATGAATGCTATGCTCCAGATGAAAAAAATAGATATTGACCAATTAAAGCAAGCCGCTAATTCATAA
- a CDS encoding VOC family protein translates to MFKNSKVFSGFSVNNLEKAKTFYSEVLGMEVVDNPMGLIALQIEGSHNIIIYPKPNHEPATFTILNFPVDDIDQVVDELTRRGVSFEQYDGDIKTNEKGICRSEHGPDIAWFKDPAGNILSVLEEV, encoded by the coding sequence ATGTTTAAAAACAGCAAAGTATTCAGTGGATTTTCAGTAAATAATCTGGAAAAGGCAAAGACATTTTACAGCGAAGTGCTGGGCATGGAGGTTGTTGACAATCCTATGGGATTGATAGCATTACAGATAGAAGGTAGCCACAATATCATAATTTATCCTAAGCCCAACCATGAGCCAGCTACTTTTACCATTCTTAATTTTCCGGTGGATGACATAGATCAGGTAGTGGATGAACTGACCCGAAGAGGAGTATCCTTTGAGCAGTATGATGGTGACATTAAGACCAATGAAAAAGGGATTTGCCGAAGTGAGCATGGACCTGACATCGCCTGGTTTAAAGATCCTGCCGGAAATATTCTGTCTGTACTGGAAGAAGTGTAA
- a CDS encoding porin family protein has protein sequence MMKKLSLLTTFILVGILAQAQDLRFGVKAGFGIHSFALQNLSDGGTRIGLQIGLLSEIGLENAGLSERFALQPEVLFTTRGGKYNANTTEVKERLSYIDIPVLFKYKPLEAVSLYAGPQLSFLTKGKYKYDRGGDNNTIDNRDAFNKVDYGLVVGTGIGWDNLVIDLRYNLGLGNVLGNRIIQNEILEDVKARNRGVQLSLGYFFVNR, from the coding sequence ATGATGAAAAAGCTATCTCTACTCACCACATTTATTCTCGTAGGAATACTAGCCCAGGCACAAGATCTACGCTTTGGGGTTAAAGCAGGTTTCGGTATCCATTCTTTTGCTCTGCAAAACCTCAGTGATGGAGGTACGCGAATAGGGTTACAGATTGGATTACTGTCAGAAATAGGGTTGGAAAATGCGGGTCTCTCAGAACGTTTTGCTTTGCAGCCAGAAGTATTGTTCACCACCAGGGGAGGAAAATATAATGCGAATACTACTGAAGTGAAGGAAAGGCTCAGCTACATTGATATACCTGTATTGTTCAAATATAAGCCCTTGGAGGCTGTAAGTCTGTATGCCGGTCCCCAGCTTTCTTTTTTAACCAAAGGTAAATACAAGTACGATCGGGGAGGAGATAACAACACCATAGACAACCGTGATGCTTTTAACAAAGTGGATTACGGATTAGTGGTAGGTACAGGTATAGGGTGGGATAACCTGGTCATTGATTTACGTTATAATCTGGGCCTCGGCAATGTGTTGGGAAACCGTATCATACAGAATGAAATTTTAGAGGATGTAAAAGCCAGAAACCGCGGCGTTCAACTGTCATTAGGATATTTTTTTGTGAATAGGTAA
- a CDS encoding oxidoreductase, with protein sequence MKKQKVWFVTGASKGFGLSLVKQLLQQGHQVAATSRNVNALYTAIGRNDADFLPLRVDLTNEEEVGQAIEQTVGHFGSIDVVVNNAGYGLTGSLEELSDQEARQNFEVNVFGTLHVIRKVMPYLRQRQSGHIFNISSIGGFFGSFPGWGIYCATKFAVEGLSESLAEEVKAFGVKVTIVAPGYFRTDFLSSGSLTLPQHPIEAYKEVRESQDMHQNSLNGNQSGDPEKAVAAIIRIASEQNPPLHLFLGEDAYQMAYDKMKAVESDLESWREVTLSTAL encoded by the coding sequence ATGAAAAAGCAAAAGGTATGGTTCGTCACTGGAGCCTCCAAAGGGTTCGGGCTTTCTCTCGTCAAACAATTGTTACAGCAAGGCCATCAGGTAGCAGCAACATCCAGAAATGTAAATGCGCTGTATACAGCCATAGGCCGGAATGATGCTGACTTTCTGCCACTAAGGGTTGACCTAACAAATGAAGAGGAAGTAGGTCAGGCAATTGAACAGACTGTAGGCCATTTTGGAAGCATTGATGTAGTGGTCAACAATGCGGGCTACGGCCTGACTGGCAGCCTGGAAGAACTGAGCGATCAGGAAGCACGTCAGAATTTTGAGGTCAATGTGTTCGGTACGCTGCATGTCATCCGTAAAGTAATGCCTTATCTGAGGCAGCGGCAGTCAGGACATATCTTTAACATCTCCTCCATTGGTGGCTTTTTTGGCTCTTTTCCGGGATGGGGAATTTACTGTGCTACCAAATTTGCCGTAGAGGGTTTGAGTGAATCCTTAGCAGAAGAAGTCAAAGCTTTCGGCGTTAAAGTAACGATTGTCGCACCCGGCTATTTCAGGACGGATTTCCTTTCCTCCGGCTCACTTACCTTACCTCAGCATCCGATTGAGGCTTATAAGGAGGTGAGGGAGTCACAGGATATGCATCAGAATAGCCTGAATGGGAATCAGTCGGGAGATCCCGAGAAAGCGGTGGCTGCCATCATCCGGATAGCTTCTGAGCAAAATCCTCCTTTGCATTTATTTCTGGGTGAGGACGCTTACCAGATGGCTTATGATAAGATGAAAGCAGTAGAAAGTGATCTGGAAAGCTGGAGAGAGGTAACGCTTTCCACTGCCCTATAA